The following is a genomic window from uncultured Propionivibrio sp..
TGCGCTGTGTAACGCAAATTTTCGAGGAGAGCGTCAGGGTCGACTGGACCGGTGTAGTCCTCACCGGGCCAACGTACTTTTTCTCGCATGATTTCACGGCATGCCGTAAATCCGGACTGCTCTGCCGCCGCAGCAACCCATTCCGGCGAATTTCCGATACTTTGCACATAGGCATCGACTGCCGAAAGCGACAGTTGGTTGTTCGCGATGTAATTGCCTGCCGAAAGTTCACGAACCAGTGTTTTCTTGGGCGCGACAACTTCACAAATGAAGTGGGGTTTGGGCTTGTCACAGATGTGGGCGGCGACCTGTAGCTGATAAAGGGTGATATGAAGTGCTCCAAGGATCGTCAGGTATGGATAGGCGTCGAATCTTGGCAGTTGGAGTTCGAGAACGGCTAGCCAATCTTGGGCCAGCACCTCAAAGGCGGGATGCTTGGCGTAAGGTAGGTAGCTGCCGCTTCGCGTATGCCGCTCCTCGGAAACTTCCGGCTGAAGGAGTTCAGTAAGGCGATCACAGGGATCATGCCGCTCGAACAGATGTGCAAAATTTCGCGCGAGCTCAGGAGCAGCGTTTGATCGCGCGAGCATCTGATAAAGCAGATCGCCGTTGCGCGTGAAATTGATGTATTCGCGGCTGCCCTCAGTGTTGAGGTCTTCATAAATCGCATGGCGTCCAAACGGAAATACGAAACGAGAGCTCCATCTCTTATTCATGCTGCTTTCGATCGTCGCAGAGCGTAGCATTTCGATAACTTTGACGAGCTGTTCGAAGTTCTCAAATCTGTTCTTGAGATAAGAAAAATCTCGTTGTGTAACCATCTTGGCGTTGCTCTGCATCCACTCAAGCCAATTAGCCCATCCGGTTTCGTTATCGGGATAGAGCTCGGCGAGTTCCAGCAGCTTGTCGTTGTTGAACAAGAGATTGCGCAGATAGGGCCTTTGTGCCGGCCGGAAGCTGAAAGGGAATTGTGTCGCGTTTGCCGCAAATAACTGCCCGGTTGCATGAGAGGCTTCTGCGACCGAGAGAAATTCTAGGAATAGGAGCCATGGGTCCTGCTCCCACAGTCTGTGGCCCCAGATTTGTTCGTCAAGCCACAAATCATTGTCATTATGATAGCTCGCCGGCGGAGGTGGAAGCGGGACCATTTCAGTCATTTGAGATCTCTACGATTTGGTCGATGGCATTTCCAGTGCTATCCAGGGCAAGGAGCCGGAATATCAGACCATCGTCGTCATCCTGCGTATGACGGTTGATCGCCGCAGCCGATAGAAGAGCGCTCTTGAATGCCAACAGATCCTCATAGCATTCACGGGAAAAATTGCCAGGTAGCGCGCCATCGCTCACACGCATTAGGAATTCGTAGCGCGTGAGATTGAGGGCCAACGATCTCATTTGTCCGTTGGGCAGCGTTACGATGAGATGCGGAAAGTCGCGGTGCAGGGATATTTCGACTCGCTCCACACGCCCGAGGGAGCTGATGGCGACTTTGTCTTCGAGCAGTTGACTGATCTTGGCGCCGGAGTGCGACAGACTGGTCGCTAGCAGCAGCTCGCTTTTTGTCGTGGTAAGGAGTCCAGTGAAGATTCGGTTGAGCCCATTTACGAGCTTGCTGACTGTTTGACGCGACACACGCCTACCGTCGTTTAATGGTTGTACGATATCGCGCAGATATTCGCCTGCACTATTAAATACCGTCAAGCACCAAAGTTTCAGTTCCTCTGCGTAGGCATCTGGAATCTTGAAAAATAACCCGCGCCTTTGGTCAACAAGCATGTCAAGGAAGGGGTGCCGATCATCGTTCTGCGCCTCTGGCATCTCGATATAACTGCGTTGCTCGCCGCGATATCGTTCGGTTGCTCCGTAGAAGTCATCAGCTTCGACCAAGTCATGGAAATACTGGCTGACGCTCTCGTCTTCCGCACCGAAAATTAGGATGTTGTCGATTCGGTTCGTGGTCTCGAAGCCAATGCCGAATCGACAGAGATAGTCGAAGATCTCCTGCGCATCGCGTTTTGCGCTCTTCAGATTGGTTCCAAAGAGATTGGCGAAGAGACTCGCCTTATGGGTTTCTCCAGCAGCAATGATCTTGGCCGCGTCAGATGCAGACATGAGACCGTCTTTGGCTGAGGGATGACCAAGGATGGCGTTGGCAAGCAGTAGAAGGACGCGCCGGATCGGCGAGTGGAGCTCGTTGAAGTCCAGAAGTTGGAATAACGCTACTAGCCGGGTACGCACAAGCGGGTCGCGCAAAAGCTCAAAATTGCGCCGGATCGGGCATCTTGGACCGAAGAATCCGTTCGGTTGTGCGGCGGCATAGCAACTCTGCCAACCCTCGTGGTCAAGGAGTGCGTCTAGGCAGAGTGCCAATACCGTCGCACTGGAGACGGCGCTGAGATTAAAGAAATGCAAGCGGTCGGTCGGCTCTGGGTCTTCGTCATTCATGAGCCGAGCTTCGAATAGCGCCAAGGCACGGTGCGCGGCGCCATGTGGGCCGAGCTTCCGCCAGTTTTCGACGAGAGGCCCGTCATTGGCAGCAACTAGGAATAGATTGGACGAGGGCTCGAATAATGCGGAGCTTAGTTCTTGCAGAAGCTCGGCTTTTGAACCGTCCGGATCGTTCTTGCAGAACGGTGTTAAGTCGCGAATGAGATGGAGCGTGTAAGTGTGACCATTGATGGTCACAGGCAGCTTGAAATAGGATGTATTGTCGGCCCACGCGTCTGGTGAGCCTCCCAACGCCTCCCACACTTGGTAGCAGAGGTGGCTTTTGCCGTCACCGGCTGTACCAGTGAGTATGACCACGCCACCGTGGCCTTCTTTGCGGTCAGTGAAGGAGGCGAGTACGTCATGGCTAAGCGGATGCTCGAAGGCGATGGGGGCGACATTGAGCCTCTTCGACCATCGTCGAATCTCTTCGTCATACATGTTCGCGTTGCGCGCGAGAGGACCATATTGCCTGACGAAGCTGATCCATTTTTCGGCGTCGACTGTCATTACCGCTTCTCCAACGGCATTAAAGTAGATATTCGGAGATGCTTGCACTCCTGCTTGAACTCCGCGAGCGCCGAAAACGACGCATTTCTGATACGTGGGGCAGTGTTGAGCTAGAAACCGGAAATGGCGTCTTGTGTGCCCCAATAAGGTTTCTACTACAGCTGTTCATATGGTGTTAACAGAAGTACGATCATGGCGTCCGTCAGATCCTTCGGTATGGTCTTGTCGAAGACGCAATGAATGGCGGCTGACGGCTTTTTTAGGCTTGCCTTTTTCCATGGCTGCCCTAGACTAGCGGCCTTATTCTGACCGACCTCAAAACCCACGCGTTGCATTGTCCCAGCCGCCAAATGCTGCTTCAGTAAATTGGCTTGGCTAGAAGCTTGGCTGTCGGGCACATGCAGCTTGTCCAGTTTGCCCGCGAGCCATTCACTGAAGTCCGATGTAAGGTTCAAGGTCGTCGTCGTTGGAGGTTTCTTCTTGGATGGAGCGCTGCCATCGGTTGCGTCTGGCTTAGGCATATGGCGTCCCTGCACAAGAATCACAGACGCCCATGGCTCCTTTGTGGCATCCAATTCTTTCTGGAAGCTATCTTTGCCGATCAGAATAAGCTTTGCTCGATAAGCAGTAACAGACGGTGGTGCAACGGGCTGACCAATTCGCCCTACGCGTTGAGTTAAATCCTCTTGACGTGCAAGAGCCGCAACGGGCTTTAATCTAGCCAGTCGTTTGACGCCACCTCTGCGCTGTGACAGTTCCGCCAAATCCGGTGTCGTAGGGTTTACGAAATCCCAACTCGCAAGGTAGTACCTTTTCTCCTCGCCAAAGGTCATTCCGACCAAGTCAATCGACCCATACGCCGTTCGATAGAACGCAAGCGCGACATCGCTGATCTCTTGCGGAATACAACGTAAGCATAACACCGCAGTCTTCTGACTGGAGTTGGGTCTTGCAAGGTCACAGCTTTGATCGACTACAAGAAGGAACTCTCTCGGTGTTCCGTCACCATTCAATCTCGCAAAGAGATCTCCTAGCTGGACTGGCGAACTCTTTGTTTCTGGAAGGCCATCGGTAATGTCCATGCGCATCACCGAGCGCACATGCATCTCGGCCAGCCTGCTGCTAGGGGGGACTGCCCCTGGAAATGCTCTATGGCCGATCAAGTTCGGAAGCCGCGCGCCTAAAGCGCGTACCCCAGCGTCCTCGAGCAATCCACTCGCTAGCGACTCAGAGACTAACCATGACAGGTAATCAGGAAGCCGAGCTTCCTCTACGGCAAGCTCTGCTTCATGAAGCAGAGCGATTTCGGAAGGCTCAATCTTCGACAGGTTTTGCCGCAGGGTTGTCGCCGCGCGAATCGCACCAAGCCAGAACTCGTCGAGCATATGCGCCCAGGACTGCTTGCCATGGTAACCCTCAAGCATGCGCTCTAACTTTGGTGCTATCTGAGGGATGATTTGGCTCTTCTCGACGAAACAAAAGAAGTCCGCTCGAAGACCGGTGCGCTCCTTAAACGCAACTTGTTGATCTACTGCCCCCGGCCTCGACGACATCAGAACAACCAGTGGGTACTGTTTGAGGGAACCTTTCTGTCTCGCGCCAATGATCAGATGAGCAAGCTCTGCCGCGCGCTCAAGGGACCGGTCAGAGTTCATTTCACCTTTTAGATAGAAGTCTAGGAAAATGAGCTGGCACCCGGTGACATCCAGTGTTGTAGGGTCAAATTTCGGTGCTCGGATAACGCGCCATTTCTGCGAGACCAAGAAGTCCTCAAGCCCTGCGAGATCCTCTCGCTTCTTGTTTATGTCTTCGGCATATTCCCGAAAAAGAGTGTCGACTAACCAGGACCAAGCCTGTCTCTCTCGTAAAGCCCACAGCCGGCTTACAATGGTTTCGTCTTGGAGAAGTTCATCAAGGTGCTGTGGAATCGAAGGGTCAAGCACATCGCGGCGAAACTCTTTCTTCACTTGCAACAGCCGCTTCGGGAAATCAAGCAGAATGTCGCGAAAGCGAGATACTGCGTCCCCATCAATATCTGCAGGATCAGCGGCGGCATATGCATCGTCGATCACTACCACCCGTTTTAACGGTTTGGTCAGCGTTGCTTCAAGAGCCTCCATCCCGTGCTCCTCCGTATGTCATGACGAATCCATGGTGGACCCGGTCTTCATCGGCTTCCGCGAGTGAGATTTCCATTGCATTACCTTCTGCAAGCTTCTTCGCGATATACAAACCCATCCCGCGACCCTCGCCAGAAGGCTTGGTCGTGAAGAATGCATTGAATACTTCGTCGCCACGATCTTCCGGAATGCCAGGGCCGTTGTCCAGAACTGTAAGTATGTTGCCGGCCCTGTCGATGCTGAAACTGATGACTGGATCGAATTTCGTTGTTGCCGCAAGCAACTTGAGCCAATAAACTGAGTTGGAAATGAAATTTTCTACGATCTGCAGAAACTGCCCGCGGACGGCTTTGATCAACACGGGGGCCTTGCCTAGACCGGTTAGGTCGACTCGGATTTCATGACGCCCAAATTGGGGGGCGTGCATTTCCACGACTTCCTGCAGCGTCTGAACTAAGTCAAACGATTCTTTTCTTTGACGTCCCGGCGTTGACAACGGATCCAGGATACGGATTCGCCTCTCGAGAGTGCTCAGTTGATCTCGTAAATTCCGAAGCTGTCGATTCTCGGTGGCGTTGCTCGATTTGTAGGTCTGAAGCAACTTCAACGCGTTTGCGGATAGGCGAGCTAGTTCATGGAAGATAAATTCTGTCATTAAGCCGACGCCTGCAAGATGGACGTATTTGTCGATGTCCTCTTCATAGGCTCGCACGGCGATCTTAGAGCGTTCCCAGGCTTCGGACATGTCTGTCATACGAGCGAGCAGTGTATTGATCGCCGCAATATCCTCAGGAGCTTTGACTTTGGTCCTCAAGTGCTGAACCTGCTTCAGCGCCTGCTTTTGGGCCTCCTCCAGGCGCTTCTCCAGCTTTGGAAACTCTTTGGCCGCTGATTCGTCCTGGGCCCCCTCGACAGCGTTCAGGTAGCTCTTGAACTCGACCACTAAGATGTGGCGCAATAACGCTATAAGCGCAGCTTTCTCTTCGGTGTCACGCAAACCTTCCCGGTTGGTCTGATCCTGCAAATGTGGATTGCCACGGCTAGAAATGCGAACTGCTCCGACCAATTGCTTCCGATTCATTTTGTAGCCCTGTGTGGCCAACGCAATGCCGTCTAGATCGAGCCAGTCGTCGCGTGGTTCCGCGTACGGATATACGCGGTAATGATCACGATAAAGTAGTAACCCTCCGCCCCAATGCGTTAACCACTGCAGAGCTGCTTCGTAGCCATCAGGTTTATCTAGGCGAAGCTTCTGCCGGTTAAACCAATGTGCTTCCATCTCAAATGGACCAAGACTTACAAGACCCTGGATCAGAGTGCCTGGTGGTCGGAAGACCTCGCCCGTCTTTGGACGCTTACCCTTCAAAGTAAGCGCGCTGAGGAGATGTATCCCCTCAAGGCTGAAGTTCTTGCTCTGCCCATAGGACTTATACGTCACGTCGCCCGATAGCACTGGTTGGCCGTCAGCGTCGAGCGAAAAACTTGCGGAGCATCGGGCATGTGCATATGCGAGTTGACGTGTCTGAAACGATGGGATGTCGACTGACTGCCCATTAAAGTAAAGTCGTACATTTGGGCGGCTGAATGTCGTAAGGAGTGGATCCACCAACTTTGCAAAATCAGTCTTTGCAAGAGATTCCATCTTTTCGATTGACCACTCGCTCGTCAAGTTAGACATGCGGATGATCGTGCCGTGGTCCGACGCTTTATTTTTCTTCGGCCCCACATTGGGAGCAGCAGGGAACTCGTCGAGGTTTAGATGCGGATTACGCTTAATCGCAGACCAGTCGATCTTAAGTTCAGACTGCGCTTTATCGCCATTTTTGGAGGTTAAGACGTGAAGCTGATCTCCGAGGCGTACAGCAGAGAGTCGGCCGATACCTTTTTCTCCGAGCACATTATCGGCGCTACCGCGCAGTCGGTCGTCCAAGCGGTGGGTGGTCCCGATCGTGAGATAGACGCCACCGAGGTCCTCGAACGACATGCCGCCACCGTCGTCAACGATTTCGATCCAATTCGATCGAATGTAGGCAGCATCTAGTGCCTGAACGTAGCTGGTATCCGATGGTGACAATGCAATTTCGAGGAAGGAGTCACGGTCAACTTGAGCAGCTGTGGGCTCCATGCCGGCTTCAAGCATTTGCCGAACCGTGTCTCGGGAGAGTCGCTCCTTCTTCTGGGCTGATCGCTCAAGTCTTTGGCGAATACTGAAGTATTCACTTCGCGGTAGTGTGACGTGAACGTGTACCTCGATGCGGGAGGCCCGAGCATCTAGCGAGTTCTTTACCAACTCATAGATCGCGATCTGGTCAGAGCTGATCAACTCCGCCCCGAGTTCAAGAAGGACGCGTGCTTTGACTGTTATTCCCATAGGCAGCAACCTATTGGCACAAAAATTGGACAGCAAGACAGCAAGACAGTAAAAAACGCGGAGATCGGGGGCCCTTCGGAGTAGGGCACGGCAACCCTATGCCAAGCTGCAGTCACAGCTGACATACGAGGCATCCTTGATCGTCATCGTCCTCCGGTATCTCAGCAGAACCTGCCTGCGCGAACACCTCCATTAGCGTCACGTTCTCACGCCGCAATGCCTTGCGCTCAATGCGGATCACGTGTTCACGCTTGATCTCCTCCATGCGTTCAGGCCGTTCCAGTTCTGCCAGACTTTCTCCTTGGCTCCACGTAAAGAAGTTGCCGGTTTTCTCATATGGTTTCTCGTAAGCCTTAGCTTTTTCGTAAAGATCCGGATGCGTTTCCTTAAGGCGAACCCACTCGATTTTCTGTTGGTAGAAGCAGAAGTAGCAGCCCGATCGGGTACGACCCCAACGCGTATACGGTGGCATGCCTACGCCGGAGGTTCGCAGGATCTCTTCAATGTCGCGAAGAACCAAACCGTCCTCGCGAAACGGATATACCGCTTTGATATTTGGTTTGTGGCTGATATAGCCGCTGCGGTCTTCGTCGGCACGTAGCCCCACATAATTCACGACCTCGTCGTTGCCGCAGTGTTGTTCAAAAGGCTTGAGCTTCAAGGCTCGCGTACACCAACGGCGGTGGTTGGACGGAATCATGCCACCATACATCTCATACCAATGGTCGAACCCGACATCCGCATTGAGATGCGTTACTTCTTTGCCGAGGTAGTTTGAGATGCGCTGTAGATACTCATAGGTTTCAGGGAGCTCCTTGCGTGTATCGCTGAAGATGTATTCCATCTCCGGAACACGATCGCGCAAGTATATGGCCAGCGCAGCACTGTCCTTTCCGCCGGACAAGCTGAGAATATGCCTAACTCGCTTCTCGCTTGCCATGGTGCTTCTCCTCTGTGGAAATCGTAGGTGCGTGCATTACCTGAAGATCCTGCAGCGCTTGAGCTAGGGCTGCAGCGGCGACTTGCGGGTCGGCGTCGGACTCTCGTGTGAGCAGATCCAATACACTGCGTGCAAGGCTGGAGGACTGTTCAGTCGTGGCGACCAGCAGCGTGGCCTCCTGTCCGCCAGCGCTGGTGAGAGTCAAACTCAAGAAGCGCTCGGCCGTACGTGGCGCGTCCTTACGCTGCATCACTAGACGCAGCCAGCGACGATAATGACCAGAAATTTCCGTCACTGCCTGTGCAAAGCGGTCGATAGTCTCGTCCGTCCAGGCGTCCAGAGGGCGCTGAACGAGTAGGCTTGCTACGGAATCGAGCCACTTCTCATCCGTCAGCGTTAAGTCCGTGCAACGAAGGATAAAGCTCTTGAGTCGGGCGTCTGCTAATCCAGCAGCTGCGCTCGAACATTCGGCCTGCAATTGGCTTCGAATCTTGCTAAGTGATCCAGACATTTCGAATGCCTGCCCCAACTCAGCAATGACGGTGTCTTGTAGCTTGCGTTGGCTCATTCCTAGATCCGTCAGCGCTGCGCCCAACCATTCCTGGAAAAGGGGAGTCCCCTTGCTCTGTGTGTGCGCTTTCGGTAGTGTTGAAGTGAGCAACAGGATCGGGTCCTGCGCCTTGCGCAAGGCCGAGCGAACCAGTGCAGCATCCTTGCTGACTCGTCTTGTCTGCTGCGTAAAGTCCGACAGTCTTGCGAACCAGTGGTATAGCGCACGGGCCAGTTCCAGATAGGTTTTGTCACCGCTGGGCGCCGCCCCGAGGGAGGCTAGCACAGCGCCGAGGTCGCGCATCAAATTGCGGCCTCGCTGCACCTGCGGAACTTCGTGCAAAGTGAATGTATGCGGATTCCGATGCATGCGTTGAAGGTGCTCGCTGGATAGTTCCAGCACCAGTGTGCCGCGCTCGAAAACTGCGCAGCGACTGCGATGGATCATCAGATAAAGCGTGACCCATACACTGGCCGGACCATTGCGCACTCCAAACGGAGGAGCGGCCAGAGCCTGAAGAACTTGCTCGAATGTGGGGGCATTTTCTCTTGCCAGAACGAGCGAAATTTCCGCCCAGAGTGCGGAGATATCGACATGGGCCTCTGGTTTGGGTGCGACTAGTTTCCAGCCGTCGCTGCTAGCTTGCCATATGCCGGTGTCGCGTAATAGAGTGGCATGGATTAGTCGTTCGGGCGGGTACTCGTTATCGCCAAAGAGAGGAGCTTCACCTGCACATGCCAACAGAGCGTCAAATAGCCGCTGACGTGCCAGAACGATAGCGGAAGCGGGGCGATTCTTGTTGATCAGTTCATTGATGATACGCGGCGCACGATGGAAGACCTTCTCGAACATCCAAGAAGCCACCTGACCAACGTTCATCGATTTGCTGTTCGGAATGATCTTCCCTTGGTACCAATACTCTGGACCAGTCTGTCCCGGGCTAGATGCTAATGCGGAGAGCACAAGCGCATCGACATCCTCTTTAGCTTGGAGGAGGCGGCTCTCAACGTACTGACTGGTCCAGGGGTCGAGTCGCTTGGAAGCCACTTCGCGTTGTACCGTCAGCCAAATTGCCAACTCTGCGAGCGCCGCCCTTCCTTGGGCAGACAACGACAGGCAGCAATACACACTGCGCAGATCGTCCGCGTTGCGTACGCGGTCCAACGTCAGTAGTTCTTCCCGGGAATTCGTCGTTGTTAGAATCAGTCGAAGCCAGCCGTCGGGTTGCCCATCCGAATCATTCTGGTTGGTGCCTGCATGGGGCCAAGCTGTGATCGTTCCAACATCAATAGCCAATGTACGGATCGTTCCTCGGCGGTCATAGTGCTTGTTGGCCACAACCAATCGATTTCCAAGTGCGTGCGAGGCCCCTCGCACAATAAGCTCGTCATCGCTGGTCTGCGCTGCATGCTCATAGAGCGCTTCGATGTTAACGGCGTCTGATACGGCGAAACCGTATTCGGAGTGGTTGTGCCGACAAATCAACAGGCCTTGGCCTACAAGGCGGTCCAGTAGCTCCTGTGTCTCGGTGACTCTGAGGTTGCCTAGCGCAAATGCGACCAGCTCCGGAGTAATGCGTAGAGTGAGAGGCGCCTGTACTAACTCCAGCACGGCAATGGTCTTGAGTGCCAACAAGGCATCTGCGTCTTTCGCTTGCCTTTCAATGTTCACCAGCGCAAATGCCCAACGACGTTCTGCAGCGAGATCGCGAAAGCGTAGTCCATTTCCCGATGCTAGATAGTCGAACATCTGGGGAAGGCGATACCAGGGATATCCCTCTACGGAGGTGACCTGCGCGAAATCCCGAAGCCCCGCCGGCTCGTTGCTGTTGAGGAAAGCATGGAATGAGCGCTCGCTTTGACCATAGCGCTTGGAGATAATGGCCAGAGAAGCTAACGCCAGGGGGTGGAGGGGGTAGAGTTTTTCGGGATGTTGAAACAGCCGGCGGTCAGCAGGCGTTGGCGCTCGAAGGATAGATTGCTCCAGTGCTGTTTGGAATACAGACCGTGCGGCTTCCAGAAGTTCGGGAGCTCGGTGTAGCAGCGGCTTGGCGCCCAGTGCATGAGTAGCGAAGTGCACGTAACGCTCGACGGGCTCGTCGAACGGGATCTCTTCGAAGCGAGACGCGACCTTGTGCCACTCTTCTCCAAGAGTGCGACCAATGCCCGCGGCGTAACTCGCGAAGTGCTGATGCTGAAGGACGACCATTACGAGAGAGTCATCTCCTTGCCGACATGCTTCTTCAGCCAGTTGCTGAAGTGCGATCAGGTCCCCCGCTTCAGGGTGCATTGCGGCGTGCTCGACGAATTTCCCCACTTCATCAACCAGGAGCAACGTGCCAGAGAATCCTTGGGTACGAGCGACTAGCGCGAAATCGTGCATCAATTCCCCGGCAACCGCGTTGATGGGGCGCCCCTTGTAGAAGCCTGGCTCACTTAGATGACGTTGCAAGGTGCTGACTCCCTTGCATTGGCGCCAGCCTTCCAGAGCGCGATGGATTTCCGCTTCCAGTGCTAAGCCGATGGACAGCCGTGCCCCCACGATTGCGAGCGTGAAACGTCTGGAGCTCGTGAATAGCTCAGCGACAGCCGCAGAGGCCTTTCGCAGCATTTCCGAGGTCGCAGGATGCGCGTCATTACCGGCGAGCAACTGGGCAAGCACAATGCCCAGCGCAGACTTGCCGCTTCCATAAGGGCCAACCAATTTCCAGGCACGCTGCGACCGACATTCCGTAAGCGCCGTACCAATCTGCTTGAGTGCATGGACAGCATTAGGCGTCGGTAGGTAGCTGGCGAGTGCCGTATCGTCATGGAGATCACGGCTTAGAGAGATGGAGCGGGTGTGGCGTCCGTTCAGCTCTAGTCCATCGATGATTCGTTTAAGCATGGATGGGAGCCTCCTCTTGTGTCTCCAGTAGGTAGTACGGATCGATGCGGTTGCGCTGGAGTACAACGCTTTGTGTGTCGGAGGTGTCAACAAAACGTAGGGCGTCGCGTAAGGGGCCTTGCGCCAAATTCTCTACGAAAGCGCGCAACTGAAATTCATCCAGCCGGAAGACGGCTCCGGGGCTTCCCGCCCCCTTGAGCAAACGATGAAAATCAACAGATGACAAGCCTTTCTCGCACGAAGCCACGAACTCTATCAACGCGATAGCAAACACGCGTTGGCTCAAACCGATCGGCGTGCGAAGACCGGTGTTAAAGACGATACGTCCATCCTCTTCCTTGGCTGCGCGTAGCAATGCAAGGTCCTGCAGCGGGCACCAGGAAGTATCGTCGCCGTTGCGCTCGGCTTGGTAGTAGCTTTGGAGAAAAATGGCGGCGTGCTGCTCCAGCGTGCTAGTGGCAAGCGGCCTAGCCGAAACCGCTGCACGTTGAGCCAGTGCGGTGATTAGCCGCTGGCGGTCGAAGCGTACAAGTCGCCCCTCACCGAAGACCTCCGACCAGGCTGCCAGTGCTGCACGTGTGCAGAGGCGCCAATGCAACAACCATAATGACTCTAGAGACTCTAGATGCTGGTCCCATCCGCGCTTGGGGTCGAGCAGCTTGCGGCCGACGGGGCCTGGTTGGTGACCATGCCCAGTCGTGGGCACAAGAACACCCGTAGCTTCGCACCAGAATTGCAGTGACTTCAGCATGTTGCGGCCGATACCTAGCGTGTGCATCGCCCGCTCTTCATCCTTCAAGAGATCAGGGGTTACGGAAACAGCTTGGTAGGCCTTTGGCAGCCAGCCGTATCGGCATACGAAGGACTCATGTCCGGAAAAACGATCAGCGATTGTCATTAAATATTGTTCTAATTCGTTGTTGCGGGAAGTTTCAGTGTTCCAGTTTGACTGGTATATGGCCATGGCAATGGCTTGGCAACAACGCGGCGATGCGAATCTACCAAATGACCATGCGGAATCCATGGATTGCGAACTAAGGCTTCGGCAAGGGCAACTTTCCCCATTGTCCGTACTAATTTTTCAAGAATGAACTTCATAAAGGGCACACAGCAGTAAGACGCGTGTTGAACAGGATCAATAGTACCCTAAGTGTGTCTTTATCCGACACCCTCACCATCCAGTCCAGACCGTTTTCAGGTGCCCCCAGGTTACGTGAAATCATGCCACTCAAAGAAGCGCAGCGAGCACCCCATTTAGGAATGACTTCCCAATCGTGGAATTTCTTACCCATTGCTGCCCGCACTCAGATCGAGACTCTCGTCGATGTCATGTCGGGTTAGATGGGTGTGGCTATCATCAATACTTGGTCGGGTAATCCGTCTGGTTTCATCCAAGGTGAATAAATTCAATTCTGAATTTAATTGGATTTTGTCTAGATAAGATGATTGGGAAGTCGGCGGGTATGTTTCTAGAGAATGTAAATAATACAAATAAAAAAATACTTCTATCTTATTGTATGGAAGAGGGTGGTGATATCAGATGTTTGAAATGTTTCTATTAACGGAGAGAATAAAGTACGCGCGCACTTTACCTTTCTCGTTTAATTAATTTTAATCGACTGTTTCTACTCTCTTTTTATTTGTGTATTGAATAAATTGTTCCTGATGGTTAATCATTAAAAGAGAGATGGCTAAAATGGCAAGTTTTCATTTGAGCGTTAAAAACGGTAGAAAGGGAACTGCAGCAAATCATGCGGCGTACAT
Proteins encoded in this region:
- a CDS encoding ATP-binding protein codes for the protein MGITVKARVLLELGAELISSDQIAIYELVKNSLDARASRIEVHVHVTLPRSEYFSIRQRLERSAQKKERLSRDTVRQMLEAGMEPTAAQVDRDSFLEIALSPSDTSYVQALDAAYIRSNWIEIVDDGGGMSFEDLGGVYLTIGTTHRLDDRLRGSADNVLGEKGIGRLSAVRLGDQLHVLTSKNGDKAQSELKIDWSAIKRNPHLNLDEFPAAPNVGPKKNKASDHGTIIRMSNLTSEWSIEKMESLAKTDFAKLVDPLLTTFSRPNVRLYFNGQSVDIPSFQTRQLAYAHARCSASFSLDADGQPVLSGDVTYKSYGQSKNFSLEGIHLLSALTLKGKRPKTGEVFRPPGTLIQGLVSLGPFEMEAHWFNRQKLRLDKPDGYEAALQWLTHWGGGLLLYRDHYRVYPYAEPRDDWLDLDGIALATQGYKMNRKQLVGAVRISSRGNPHLQDQTNREGLRDTEEKAALIALLRHILVVEFKSYLNAVEGAQDESAAKEFPKLEKRLEEAQKQALKQVQHLRTKVKAPEDIAAINTLLARMTDMSEAWERSKIAVRAYEEDIDKYVHLAGVGLMTEFIFHELARLSANALKLLQTYKSSNATENRQLRNLRDQLSTLERRIRILDPLSTPGRQRKESFDLVQTLQEVVEMHAPQFGRHEIRVDLTGLGKAPVLIKAVRGQFLQIVENFISNSVYWLKLLAATTKFDPVISFSIDRAGNILTVLDNGPGIPEDRGDEVFNAFFTTKPSGEGRGMGLYIAKKLAEGNAMEISLAEADEDRVHHGFVMTYGGARDGGS
- a CDS encoding phosphoadenosine phosphosulfate reductase family protein, with amino-acid sequence MASEKRVRHILSLSGGKDSAALAIYLRDRVPEMEYIFSDTRKELPETYEYLQRISNYLGKEVTHLNADVGFDHWYEMYGGMIPSNHRRWCTRALKLKPFEQHCGNDEVVNYVGLRADEDRSGYISHKPNIKAVYPFREDGLVLRDIEEILRTSGVGMPPYTRWGRTRSGCYFCFYQQKIEWVRLKETHPDLYEKAKAYEKPYEKTGNFFTWSQGESLAELERPERMEEIKREHVIRIERKALRRENVTLMEVFAQAGSAEIPEDDDDQGCLVCQL
- a CDS encoding DUF4007 family protein codes for the protein MAIYQSNWNTETSRNNELEQYLMTIADRFSGHESFVCRYGWLPKAYQAVSVTPDLLKDEERAMHTLGIGRNMLKSLQFWCEATGVLVPTTGHGHQPGPVGRKLLDPKRGWDQHLESLESLWLLHWRLCTRAALAAWSEVFGEGRLVRFDRQRLITALAQRAAVSARPLATSTLEQHAAIFLQSYYQAERNGDDTSWCPLQDLALLRAAKEEDGRIVFNTGLRTPIGLSQRVFAIALIEFVASCEKGLSSVDFHRLLKGAGSPGAVFRLDEFQLRAFVENLAQGPLRDALRFVDTSDTQSVVLQRNRIDPYYLLETQEEAPIHA